The DNA window TTTGGCTCTGCAGATTGCTTTTTTTGGGGCGCTGCTGTCGGCCATCATGTCCACGGCATCGGCCACCTTGCTGGCCCCTTCCACCACTTTTGTCGAGAACATCCTGCGCAACCTGCGTCCGGGCATGAGCGATGCCGTCACGCTCAAAGCCATGCGTATTTCGGTGCTGGTGTTCACGGCCTGCGTGCTGACTTATGCGATCACCATGCAGGGCACATCGATCTATGAAATGGTGTCAGGCGCCTACCAGGTGCCTTTGGTCGGTGCGTTCGTACCGCTGGTTTTTGGCCTGTACTGGAAACGCGCTACCTCCCAGGGGGCGTTGGCGGCAGTGAGCCTGGGGCTGGGCGTGTGGCTGCTGTTCGTGGCCAGCCCCATGCTCTCAGAGGCGTTTCCGCAGCAACTGGCGGGCGTGCTGGCTGCCGTGGTGGGCATGGTGGCGGGGTCGTTGGCGCCCCAGTTCATCCCCAACCACAAGGGCCAGGTACACCACTACGAGGGCAGCGCCGCCTGAATGCAGTGCAGGCACGCCCTTGATTTTGGGGGCTGCCGCCTATAATTGAAGGCTTTGCACTTTCAATCCAGGCTTACGACATGCCAATTTACGCCTACAAATGCGGCTCCTGTGGCCATGCCAAGGATGTGCTGCAAAAAATCTCGGATCCGTTACTGACGGTGTGCCCGGCCTGCGGTGCCGAGGCATTTTCCAAGCAAGTGACGGCTGCGGGCTTTCAGCTCAAAGGTTCGGGCTGGTACGCCACCGACTTTCGCGGGGGTTCGCCCACAGCGGCCCCGAGCACCGATGCCGGTAGTGGCGGCGCTACCGAAGCTGCTCCGGTAGCCAAAGA is part of the Simplicispira sp. 125 genome and encodes:
- a CDS encoding FmdB family zinc ribbon protein; protein product: MPIYAYKCGSCGHAKDVLQKISDPLLTVCPACGAEAFSKQVTAAGFQLKGSGWYATDFRGGSPTAAPSTDAGSGGATEAAPVAKESSASSTVAPVAPAAGTTPTP